A window of the Blastocatellia bacterium genome harbors these coding sequences:
- a CDS encoding MqnA/MqnD/SBP family protein, which translates to MDKREITLGHSPDPDDAFMFYALATDQIDTEGLTFRHVIQDIETLNRRAMNAELDVTAISIHAYAYVLDRYALLTSGASMGDNYGPLVIARQPLSIDEARRKTIAIPGEMTSAYLTLRLCLGEVETRVVPFDQIMDAVESGEVNAGLLIHEGQLTYKARGFHKVIDLGEWWMVETGLPLPLGGNAIKKSLGTELIAKVSRLLRQSIEYGLQHRQVAVRHSMKYGRGMEESLTDQFVGMYVNDYTIDYGERGREAVRLLLERAHHAGIIPNPVELEFA; encoded by the coding sequence ATGGACAAACGCGAGATTACCCTGGGCCACAGTCCCGATCCCGACGATGCTTTCATGTTTTACGCGCTGGCGACCGACCAGATCGATACCGAAGGGCTGACGTTTCGCCACGTCATCCAGGACATCGAAACGCTCAACCGCCGCGCCATGAATGCCGAGCTGGACGTCACGGCCATCTCGATTCACGCCTATGCCTATGTGCTCGACCGCTATGCGCTGCTGACGAGCGGCGCTTCGATGGGCGACAACTACGGGCCGCTGGTAATCGCCCGCCAGCCGCTCTCGATAGACGAGGCGCGGCGCAAGACGATTGCCATCCCCGGCGAGATGACTTCAGCCTACCTGACTTTGCGGCTCTGCCTCGGCGAGGTCGAAACCCGTGTCGTGCCGTTCGACCAGATCATGGACGCGGTCGAGAGCGGCGAGGTCAACGCCGGACTGTTGATCCACGAAGGCCAGTTGACCTATAAGGCGCGCGGCTTTCATAAGGTGATCGATCTCGGCGAGTGGTGGATGGTCGAAACCGGCTTGCCGCTGCCGCTTGGCGGCAACGCCATCAAGAAGTCGCTCGGCACGGAGCTGATTGCTAAAGTGTCGCGGCTGCTGCGCCAGTCCATCGAGTACGGCTTACAACACCGTCAGGTGGCGGTGCGCCATTCAATGAAGTATGGGCGCGGCATGGAAGAGTCACTGACCGACCAGTTCGTCGGCATGTATGTCAACGACTACACCATCGATTATGGCGAGCGCGGGCGCGAGGCGGTGCGCTTGCTGCTTGAACGCGCGCATCACGCCGGGATCATTCCCAACCCGGTCGAGCTGGAGTTTGCTTGA
- the eno gene encoding phosphopyruvate hydratase, whose translation MTVIERVTAREILDSRGNPTVEAEVTLVSGIIGRAAVPSGASTGENEALELRDGDKKRYLGKGVSKAVANINTQIAKLIVGRDALMQADIDLAMIQADQTSNKRKLGANSILAVSLATARAAADALGVPLYAYLGGVGGRTLPVPLMNIVNGGAHADNNVDLQEFMIVPAGFASFSEGLRAGVEVFHALKSVLKKRGYSTSVGDEGGFAPNVKSNEEAIESILEAIANAGYKAGEQIALALDAASSEFYTDGAYVFKKSSGERKSADEMVRLYSDWVSKYPIVSIEDGLAESDWRGWATLTAELGDRVQLVGDDLFVTNVAYLSRGIREKAANSILIKVNQIGSLTETLDTIELAKTHGYTSVISHRSGETEDTFIADLAVATNAGQIKTGSASRTDRVAKYNQLLRIEEELGAAARFAGFNAFTSVDVERFGKRPARNAAKK comes from the coding sequence ATGACGGTGATCGAGCGAGTAACTGCAAGGGAGATTCTGGATTCACGCGGCAACCCAACAGTCGAAGCAGAAGTGACACTCGTAAGCGGCATCATCGGGCGTGCGGCGGTGCCGTCGGGCGCTTCGACCGGCGAGAACGAAGCGCTTGAGCTGCGCGACGGCGACAAGAAGCGTTACCTCGGCAAAGGCGTCAGCAAGGCCGTCGCCAACATCAACACGCAAATCGCCAAGTTGATCGTCGGGCGCGACGCGCTGATGCAGGCCGATATCGATCTGGCGATGATTCAAGCCGACCAGACCTCGAACAAGCGCAAGCTCGGCGCTAACAGCATCCTTGCCGTGTCGCTAGCGACGGCGCGGGCGGCGGCGGACGCGCTCGGCGTGCCGCTCTACGCTTACCTGGGCGGCGTCGGCGGGCGCACCTTGCCTGTGCCGCTGATGAACATCGTCAATGGCGGCGCGCACGCCGACAATAATGTCGACCTGCAAGAGTTCATGATCGTGCCGGCGGGCTTCGCGTCGTTTTCGGAAGGCTTGCGCGCCGGCGTCGAAGTCTTTCACGCGCTCAAGTCGGTTCTGAAGAAGCGCGGTTACTCAACTTCGGTGGGCGACGAGGGCGGCTTCGCGCCGAACGTGAAATCGAACGAAGAGGCCATTGAATCCATCCTCGAAGCCATCGCGAATGCGGGCTACAAAGCCGGCGAGCAAATCGCCCTGGCGCTCGATGCGGCGTCGAGCGAGTTCTATACGGATGGCGCTTACGTCTTCAAGAAATCGTCCGGCGAGCGCAAGAGTGCAGACGAGATGGTGCGGCTCTACAGTGATTGGGTGAGCAAGTACCCGATTGTTTCTATCGAAGACGGGCTTGCGGAATCCGACTGGCGAGGGTGGGCGACGTTGACCGCAGAGCTTGGCGACCGCGTGCAACTGGTCGGCGATGATCTGTTCGTGACCAACGTGGCCTACCTGTCGCGCGGCATCAGAGAGAAGGCCGCTAATTCGATTCTCATCAAGGTCAACCAGATCGGCTCGCTCACGGAAACGCTCGACACGATTGAGCTGGCGAAGACGCACGGCTACACGTCGGTGATCTCGCACCGCTCGGGCGAAACCGAAGACACCTTTATCGCCGACCTGGCGGTGGCGACCAACGCCGGCCAGATCAAGACCGGCTCGGCGTCGCGCACCGACCGCGTCGCCAAGTACAACCAGTTGCTGCGCATCGAAGAAGAGCTGGGCGCGGCGGCGCGCTTCGCCGGCTTCAATGCCTTTACCAGCGTCGACGTCGAGCGCTTCGGCAAGCGCCCGGCGCGCAACGCGGCGAAGAAGTGA